In the genome of Parasteatoda tepidariorum isolate YZ-2023 chromosome 10, CAS_Ptep_4.0, whole genome shotgun sequence, the window accagtcactatttaATACACTGGgattcttcggccggctggattcgaactcctgtTTTCACGAGCACGAGTTCAACGTCCGGCCAACAGGGCTATCCCGGCAGCTCACAACTGTTTTAATATACTCTAGTGATAAAGTTTGGGTTCCATCGAAATAATGTTGATCAGtcaggaactcctggatcaagtattgagagaaatttactttcgcggaggactttttggtgaaaCCAACTCACATTTGCGTCACAAGGAGAGGAAAATCGCGAAAACCACCCATGGTTaacctgacgacaaggggactctaacccatgatccgtttacaactgaggatattttacgtcagtactgtggtagATGCGAGTCgtgtgcggaattcgaatcaaccagttATCGCTGCCATTCGAACCGGcatcacctcattggaagtcgAACTCTCTATCGCTCGAGCCACCGCGACttgaataatgtaaatataaccCGATGTTCCtacctattttcaaaaatagtactAGTATTCTGTACAAGTTTCATAGCTTAGAATGGTACTTAACCATTTCGCCATCGCAGGCAATAAAGTCACCAATGTAATTCaagtaaattaaactttttattaaactttttattttttatttgaataaaaataaataaataaataaaatagctgaatgTACTTGCACCAGTCCTAGTACATAGCACAATCGGGATTAGGTGAAATACATCGATTGATATAATCTGACTTTTTTTgtacagggtgttccaaaattatctttacatcaCCTGGCTTGAAATTGATTACAGACTGGAAGTGCTTAGGGCCACCAATGGTGCGCATGTTGATGTgtactaaacaaaactttattagttgcagtaatacatgcaaaagacagaatataaatatcttgtttattttcaaagttatgaatttttgaagttgtaaagagAATTTTGGAACACGTTGTATATTCTTGTGTATATTAGAGctcaaaacaatgaaattttgattCAGTGGAATTTCACgtaaaaggtaattttaaaagttcaaaaaatttatctaaaatatgcaaattagatTGTGCTATCGATAGTTATaaaatcagtcacaaaaatgtatttttactgaaaaaccATGTAGCCAAGTGCGCCAACACGCAGGAGAAATGTCAAATATACCGAGTAGATACCGACTACCGATGATAGTCGGTATATCGAATACGTCAGTATCGCGATCATCGATAATACCAATCGATATCCGACGATGTAGGATAATACCGGATACTGGCATACActccaaaataataaatttttaatcaaaattaatattttttttcattaagtagTTGGAGCTAAAGCGCTAGtttatcattcaaattaaaatttgagcaattttattcgtaagaaaaaaattaagaacttggTTTTCCCGGATAAAACCGGATACTGACATACTTCCaaaaaatgactaatttttCCTGACAGTTacgaaaaataactaataattttaaactctcaaaaaaaatgtttttttttcattaaaaattttttatttttgtagctgAAGGATTAATTtgtcattcaaattaaaatgtaggCAAATTTATTCATGgtgcttcttaaaaaaaaaatttaagcacttAATTTTGTCTAACTTGCCTTTACATaaagtaagttaaattttttgtaatgaggCTGATTTATAATTACAGATTTATTGTTGTTGAAACACAGACTTcctaatcatttaattttatcaagacAGCAATATCGACTTTTCTAAAGTCGAAGATAGATTTATTTTGGTTTCCAGCAATCTGAGGTGGCGATAGCGGTACACATCTAAAAGTGAACGACATAATCTCTAACGTTGTCCAATGTATACATAACATCTGGGGCCctgtttgtttgaaaatttcttggTGTTTTCTGGTGAATCTAGCAAATGGGCTTGCTGAAAACAGAAATGGATATAATCTTTAATGGATGACGGATGTATTAGCTGTAGAGATCCATATGAAGCTTACGTATCCACTTAACAAGTGCCGCGTTTTGTACATTTTGTggtaatatcaaattttttttaaataaaagaagtaggaaaaaaataatcattttgacAGCTTGTAGATttgtgctttaaaatataaaatggcaAATCAATGCTAGATATTTTCATAGACTTCAGTTTTCATTaagaagagaatttttaaaaaaaatatcagtttgcTAATAGAATGTTCTTTATAGGAATTCATAGtcgaaaaagacattttttgtaattctcAATCGAAtagaacgatttttttttcaattctcagttgaatagaaagttttttttaactattcacaTTTgtgtaaagcatttttttattttttggaattcgCAACAAACTAGAACGTCTTTTTCCCCTTATAATTCGTAGTAGAATagaacgtatttttttttaactttttgtaatttacacagtcgaatagaatttttttttcgttatttactgtagaataaaaattttttttcgttatttacggtggagaagaattttttttcttcgaattctCAGCCAATGAGAATTGCTCTTTGTAACTTTCAGTCGATTAACAAACATGCATACTTCGTGCAATATGACACCTGCAAATGACAGGCATCATAATTGGTttttgaaacgtggcatttgtttacgttagcaactgttctctCCATTCTATTTTGAGTAAGCGAAGTCGTCATAAAGAGGCACAAATTatattctttctcaaagattctttcacgaagatttaaattctttcactatacaTTTCTTATTTGACACAAGGACAGACGCGAAACCATGaggaacataaacaaacaaattatgcatCGAAATTACCAGGtacatataacaaaaatatatctcggttacaaaaaaatacataaacaaataataaatctgtggcactgtatttaattacttcacgttaattaacattccaaCTTATGTGGTGAAACTTAACTCAACTTTAACaagccattttgcttataaatgatCAGCTGGAGCTGttgtcataggtcacatgtgtgggtatttgtgattttcttattttgtgtacctggcaacttcgatgcacaATTTATCTGTttatgttaagtaagaaataattaacgaatttaaatttttatgaaagagtctttgtgtaagaatatgGAATGTGCCagttaagaaaattgataattGACGATTTTGGCTTACacgaaatagaatgaaaataagaGTTGCAAACGTAAACTAATGCTACGTTTCAACAACCCAGCAGGatctaaggctcctatactattcAGGGGCTCTAGAGCCCCTGTATTAGAATcttagtataggagccttagttTAAACGTCTAATTTGTTTATGTTGACAACTGTTCTTTTCATTCCATTTTGAGTAAGACAAgcctaattcaggggctctagcaGGATCGATATATCcccactacgtcacttgcattTATCCCATTGTATCTTGTTCAGTTAATAGCCTTGTCACTCTTTAGGAAGTTGCTACACCGCTGGgctgtttaatgaaaattgccAAATAGGTTTTACCAAGCTTAACTCGATTGCAACAGTTAAGCTACTAATCTAGTTCAGCTTTGACTTTACGAAGTCAAATTCTATTTGTATTGAAaaccaaaaacatttaaatttctccTGTGGAAttgattacttattataaaCTTCGTACCAAATTCAGGCAAAGAAATTGTCAACGAAGGAAAAAGGGACACAAAAAGATGAAGAAAGCGCAAGAGAAAACACAAGATGAAGGCACATCAACTAAAGAagacgtaaaaaaaaaagatgaaggaACATCTTCCGATAAGCCAAGTAAAGAAGAGAAGACGCAAACCATCGAAAAgaaagataagaaataaaagcatgcattaaaattcaaactgctGAAAATCGATATCAATCAAATGCGTAAAACCTGTTGTGACTTTTTAAGCTTCCGATCAACCGAAACGATGCCAATTAAATTGACTGtcattagttttttctttgcaaCAATATTGTCAAGTTATGTGAAATTGaactgcatttaaatttattataaaagaggAGCGTCTTTCTTCCCCTATGgcgaattttttgtttttgttacttttataataactgtaattattagttatgattataatttatttgattgtttaaaGTTCAAATGTTAAACAAGTGAGAAGTCAGCTGAGATGTCAGTTGAGTGTTGAATCTGATGACCCTTGGTTTGGCGACAAACCtcgttgaatttttttgaaactctgTTTTTGACTACcatattctttgtttttattaatgtcATGTTCGTTTTACAGTAACTTTTGTTCACAGTTATGCAATTAGTCCttggtttattttcatatatatattggtTAGATCGCCAAATCGCTTAAAATACTTGAATGCAAATAACCCTGCTATTTTGAAATGCACCAGGTTAATTGGAAAAAGCTTTGagtattttctaattaagtctgttatttttaagcttattaaaaTTAGCCTATATGCCATTAGTCAATTGTGccaaaatcaataaattggattgaatttttttaggattacataaatattatatggTTAGTTAAAAAAGCCTTCACTGTCATGGGCTTGTTGCAAATTTGCCTAATATTAATCAGGCTAAATAAGCAAtgaatgacatatttttttaaatagcataaaGATATGGGggatcattaaaaaatgatagaacTTCGCTCTGTCAGACTGTAAACCACTTACTTATATTAGGTAAGTATTTATGTTAGTATCGTTTGGTATCTATTATCACAATACCAATATTATCTACTATTACAATCAGCTAGGTATTACTTGGGTTAATAATATGGAGTTTTTTTACCACCTCCCAAAAGtggaatattattaaaacaccTAAAAAGGGTCAggctagaaagaaaaaaattgttgactTTGCAAATTAGCCCGGCTATTGCAAATTGACGATGGTTGGTGCAGAGAGCTGGATTATTCCAAATATGAAACTCTAAATGACGAAATTAGTTCGAAATCACGAAAtgagttttgttaaaatataggccagagccgtgatggctcaagggattGAGCGTtcatcttccaatgaggtgaaccgggttcaaatcccaacgacggctggtcgatacgaatttcacaTCCGGATTACAcagaccatagtgctgacgtgaagtatcctcagtggtagacagatcatgggttagagttcccttgccataaggctgaccgtgggaggttttcgtggttttccactccatgtaacggaaatgcgggttagttctctcaaaaagtcctccacgaaggcaaatttctcccaatacttgatctaggagtttctttgtattctggattgggttcaaaattacaaggctacggaattgaacatcagtagtcgtaaacccacaaGAATTGTgatcggctgtttaacgacgatTATGAAATATCggtaaagtaatgaaaattagtGTGTATCGAAAATTCGGTCTCCTCAATTCTTGCAATATCCCGAAGAAAAACAAATCGAGTATATCagcaacatttttattcaagtatAATTGTAAGGACAATGTTGTGAAAAATCGGCATGGTCTAAACAAGGGTCATCTTTGGTGGGGAAATCAGTCATTTTTGGCAAGCAACAAatctttttcaactttaaatacTGGTAAGCAAATTCCGAAGCTCCTGTATAATGTTggattttacaagaattttttgaagCTAGCGATAATCATTTACTGAATTAGAATTCTAACTCTGGAGAATTATTACTATTCTTTAAGTTTCATGAACGCAAGCTTAGCAAACAGTATCTGTGCACATATCCTTACCAAAGACGTGATTCTTTAAACTGAATTCGGATTATCGTTCATTTggcgaaataaatttaaaaaaaacattgtaaagaTATATATTCATAACTATAAGTGTAAATGGAAATTATTCcatggtaaaaatttattactaggGATGTTTTCAAGTAAGAGccgtttcaaaataaaaaccaagcaaaacaaaattttcatgaaaccaattttttttttgattctaGAAACATATTTACTTAAACACTTATCATACCTTACAACTAGACTTATAATAACCTCTTTATAGTAACTTGCCGCCTCTGCTCCTGTAACCAAGAGGTCACGACCGTTTTCACCTCTTCGTCATCGTTGTACTGGTTGCCCCCAAAATGATGTTTGAAAGATGAAAGTCACTTAGCGCAAGGTCTGGGCTGTATTGAGGGTGGTCCAAAACTCCCCAGCCAAAAGAGTCCAATAAAGCTCGGGACTGAACAGTGGAGTGAATTATTGTCATGGAGTAGCAAAATTTTCTGTCAGCATGCCAGTAAGAAAGTTTCGTAAACTTCAAAAATCTTCCGGTGAATGTATGCAGTAAACAGGTTTTTTTTGCAGACTAAAAACACATCACTGACAGTACCTCATACGCGGCGAGCGATTTGTTAAACTTGAACATATTAAAGACACAGAATTGACAGTACAGGTTACCTACAACTGTAACAGAGCACAGTTGTTCCTAAGGAATGTCTGAACGCGATGTAAGCACTAGTTGCGACGCATGCGTCCCCTATTAGTGTACACAACAAAACGGCCCTTACTTAACTTGTATTTCCATTATTAACTTGTACTAACGGCCTTGTTTTTCCATCAAATTattcttaaagaatatttaaaaataaatgataaataaattttttacttttttatcataAGGACTAAGATTTTACCAAGTAACTAAAAACTAAATGCTACTTTTGAATTAGTTTAGAAGGATTcgtttattctttaaaactagGTTAGAAAGAATTGCTTGCAATAGCATATAGCAGGGTTGATGACGATAAAGCGTGAAAAGTGGCAGGCAATAAGAACCAAAAATATGAGTTGAAAAAAcgtgaaaatttattgaagcaTGTGAAACTTACTTTGATTATTGTATTCTAGTACTgagcaaaataattgaaatttttaaagttttacttttttaatattcttgtcacccattttattttgtatacaaAGGATATTATAAGGGAACTAAACTACTGAACTTATTTACtcaatataaatcaatattttttgtttaaagatatacagtgaaacctccaggaaaGGCCACCTCTATGTAGCGACCATCTCCATTTATGACCAGTTTTGGGAGGCACGTAATTTTTTCCACAGATTTAGTGTCGAAAACCTTTTGGAGAGATTATTAAAACCTCTCCCAACGGCAGGCAAAAATCTGCACCGAAAACCGAAaagtcaaataaggaaacacaaaaaaatatcgaaacacaaaatttaacaaaacaaacgagtagattaaaatgtattcaaaatatttgtgagagactcttatttagagagctctttttgacgatACAAACTCATGTTGTAGTCAGAGTGCACTAAAGACGATGCTATCTGTTACGTCAAGCgatcaggtatcataattttgatctagttgcgcttgtataattttgatctagttgcgctttctacgtcattttgttaacatcgttTTGTTTGTCATctctaagttaactttcaaaaaattctatggctggcaacagcatttttattttttaagttgtttatttttccaGCCTTCCCACAATGGAAACCCTTTACCTGACGGCTTTCTGTTACAGCAAAACAATACTAGTTCTCACACTTCAAGACAAACCACAAAACGACTGGATGATAATGgaacatacattttaaagtggCCTGCTTCATTCCCTGATCTCAGtcccataaaaaatttaaggaaaaaactaaaaataaacttgaaaaagcGGGAAAGAAGACATTTAAAGATCTCAAAGATGCGTCAATGTTTTTGCTCTGTACTGTAGTGGTTGAATTTTCTCATGACACATAATTGAATTTGGTTTCTATAATTTCTATGCAATTCTAATGCTAAAAGTGGAAAGAAAACTTCAGGAAGTCATTATAAGCTATTGTGCctaaatgtttcattaattaGTATAGTAATGTGTATTTAACTTATATCAATAAGTATGTAAGTGTGTATTGATAAGTATGCATTCGAATTACTTCAATTACTGTATTTGcaagttaattttaacataaatcttatataaaatgcaaattaagagTTTGAATATGTTTTTACAATAACTGGCGTACAATCCTCAATCTacaattttatctaataatcataaataacgAACCGCTcttatttgaaaggaaaaaatcatttactatttCACAAGAAGTTGAGATTTAGATGTCCTtgggacaaaataattttcagtacaAAATGCCTTAGGATGGAAAATAGTTTCGAATGACACAACCACTGTCCGCGGGGAGTAATATTCACATTCCAGTAGAAAACAATGACACTTAGagagtgaaaaattatttctttccacCGTTTCATTTTTCAGAACCAACTCTTTTCCTTCCAAATTGTTCTTTGAACTTCAATGCTGTCGCTAATCTTAAAGCCAATCTCAAACTGTTACTGAGTCTCATTACGTTGATGATGCGATGGAAACAAAGTCAGATTGTGACAATTCTATAGAAGATTAAAACCCTAAAATACAACGGTTATACTTCAGGAATAGCATACAAATCAGAATTTCCAACATTCCAAAAGTGAATAATTGCTCCATTTTCAGATACTGGGAATTCGAAATGCTGTAATAAATATCGTTTGCTGCCCGCCATTGCTTTAAGACAAAGGAGTCCGCATTACAATTGGGTTTTTTTGTGAATTAGACGATGGCAACACTCAATGGGTATCTAATATCTTATCGTTTGCGAAGATGAATGGCGTACTGAAGATTTACAGTAGCTGAAATAGCCTTGGATGAAATACTCGGCAGAAGAAAATCCATTCCTTTTGCAACGTTACTGTTTTCCTCCCcgtcaatatttcttttatgatgttgaaaaatatatctgtTTGTTCTTACGGTTTAGGAGATAAGGGAAGAGAAATGCCAATCTAGTTGAATGGTCGA includes:
- the LOC139426804 gene encoding uncharacterized protein, translated to MNVTKTEKAKLTEDEETETVKDTKDEGTDPDKASDEKKTQTHIKQRNCQRRKKGHKKMKKAQEKTQDEGTSTKEDVKKKDEGTSSDKPSKEEKTQTIEKKDKK